A window of Belonocnema kinseyi isolate 2016_QV_RU_SX_M_011 chromosome 10, B_treatae_v1, whole genome shotgun sequence genomic DNA:
tttcatgattttattaCTTCTATTTACCAAATTTGTTTGTGTTCTATTTgaagatgttttcaaattgagCTTTATGTTTACAATCTACTAATAAAAGAAGACTGACAATTGTGAATTTTAGTTTTTGCCAAAGTAGTAATATGCCATTTTTCgccgttttcgagaaaatcgaCTTCAAAATATCCGCCAAAAGCCATATAGAGTTTAGCCAAACATACTTAAAATCGGCCTGTGGCTCAGGGAGTAGCACTTCGAAATCATAGCTGAAAGGTTGCGTGGTCGATTCTCGTTGCCCacacatcttttttattcaatacaatgtttataaaaagaatttcctTTAATGATCTTTTCAATTAcgtcaataatattttgtaatgtctttttcagggaaaattgattttgtttaactttatcgTGTTTTTgtcaagcaaattttttttctgtaaacgttaataattcttttcataatatttaccaattatatataaaattagatGTACGTGATTTTTAAACCTCGTATTTTATCAGATAAGCGATGAGTTTTTACAagaacaagatttacaaaaaattgtttattaggaAATACACCTAATTCCTTATGTtgcatgaaataaatttttgctttCAAAAGTACGGCATATGAATACCGTCTTTACCTGGAgagtagtttttttgtttttcaacatttttctttttaaaaaccgcGACgatacttctaattttaaatataattatcgaatattattttaaaaaacagtatttatagaaaataaatttgtttgcaagaaaacaaaattcagttATTCCGTCAAAGAAGGCACTGCAGAAATGGTTATTTGTATAACTTTTGTAGAGTACTGAAAATTTTCAGACAGGCAATGagctttcattacaaaaattataatcagaAACTAAAATCGACAATTGCTGGTCTCCTCTTGTCAGAAAGTAATATTCTATATTATGATAGTATATTATATGTATGCAGGCATGTCTTTTATCGAGCTTGATGTTTTAAATGTGCAGTTACAAAGTTTCCTGTTTTGGAAAGCTTATATTTTCCATTgcttaagttttaattatttggcttgcaattttttccgtttatagtgttttatttaattgtagtattttttaacagaaaattttgatGCTGTATTTGACATCATGATTTTCCTACTTTTATTagtctgaattttttgtttgcataacATTGTATTTTGCCTGAcgcaattttcattattttttagtgcttattttataccaaattaatataatttaattgttttctattaTGCCAAAGCTTCATCAAGTTGGCTTTGATACATGACagaaataaattacttaaaaaaaaacggaaaattatttaataaaaagtttctaCATCAGAATAATGAATAAGGTAAACCAACCATTACTGGCACAACGTAAAATGTATGTCTCATActgagacaataataaatatcgttgagcatcttttatattccaacataaattataaaagtaaaaatgtattatttttaaagtacttttatatttgtttaatttttgtcctgacaagttatacattaagtaaaaaataatccaaaatattcCTCCAAACCTGTGAATAGACTGCTAcgaaatttgccattttttaattttttatttcaaaactttccgcaaACTTTTACGgaattgtattattgaaatttcctacacgtaaagaaaaagtaatgtttttgcacatttttaatacgattaagaataaaattcataactttattatcgattttattcgataacttatgaatattttaatgtcccgcattcGGACAAATTCTTGACGTAGTTGCCGAAACCGGGACAAGCTATGTCTCAGTTTTGGACATTTTAACTTGAGTTGCGCAATTGCGTTTCCATTACCGAAACTGTCACTTTCGCCCTGTTTTAATTGAATGTCGCAGTATTATGttagtgatatattaaaaatattgtttataaggcaCAACCTTGCCGTTTAAGAttggttattttattgaaataataaatttaaattttcaagtatgtattaaaattcaatattataaattgatgtgaaatattaataagattaatattgtcgatttactttttaagataaattaactgttctgttgaaaatttatattttaaaattaaaaatataactattttgaagaaaactcatctttcttacttgaaaattcaacagcttggttaaattttttttaatttcttgactgaaaaatgttttttgattaacatttgaactattttcttgaaaattcgtctttttgtttcgaaaacgtatctttttaattataaatttaatcttttttgcgcaaaaatgcaactgtggttgaaaattaatctgtttaggttgaggcttcaacagtttgattgaaaattcgttttttttttaaattaattcgtctgctttcaatatgtaattagaatcttttttggttaaaatattaactattatatttttttatcagaattgaacttttttggttaacctaatacatctattttctaacaaattcttgaatttttaagtaaaaaagactcattttctatcaaaaaagtttaattcttaccaaaaaatataatagttgatttttcaaacgaaaaatgttcaaattataaattaaacatgacatgattttttaaacaaataagatttttgattaaaaaatagaaaaatattttaaacaaattattaatgtataattaaataatattatattaaataattaataatgtaatttataattaaaatgacaaattttcgaaccaaaaagacaaacttttaacaaattagttgaaatgttaatcaaaacagatttgtcagtcaataaaattttcaaccaaataatacaaatttttaacaaaaaataatttaaattttttcaatttatgaatcaaattgaattaagatgaattctaattcaaaatttactacaagacagtttaatttgcaCGTGAAtggataatattaaattttaatgcatacttactaattttattaaaaaatcaaatgtatgagttattattaaactacttcaaactacttttttagaataaatatgtAAACGATAATCACAATCCATGCTTGCTTTTTcatgtattctgtaataaattataagtaaattgtgccattttattttgataaaccccattggCTTCTTTGGTGGCCCACTCGAGGCTATGTTTCAAAATTCGTGTCCCACTAATGTGCGATCTGACTAGCTTTAagaatatccatttatattaatttattataaaattactaacgtattttttgttctaatcgatcaaataatgtcttagccacttattataacggtttttgtacaaaaattccaattccccacttaaaaattgtgtttatgtgggttagcttttcctaACTATCCCAGTAACGGTCAGTTtaccttacaaaaaaaataatatttgagccTTAATAGGTAGAATAAAAGTATTATAAAccttcatttgaaaaatgatctttttctaaaattaaaaataggccATTCGTTGTTTTACAGATCGCTGGAATTGAGTAACATTGTGCAATACTTTTGTGTTTATTtagttctgatttaaaaatatttgttataagcaTAACGGGggtaattttgaacgaaaaaataaatcacaaaagtCTGATAATACATGATTATATTGATTGTAGGATTCTTTTGAGTGAATTATTCCAAAgattaggtttttattttttttattaaaatcttttacaagtaTGCAAATACTTTATCTTGtcgcagaaaatttaattgtgaaaGGTCACTACCATTGATTAGGAAATTAATCAAGATCAGCGCATGTGCATCAAGGATTTCCAGGAGCGTCTCCATATATTGGAAATTGTAATAAGCTGCCATAAAAAAGCTCTTGGTGGTAAAAGCCTGGTAACAAAATTAGACCTATTTTACTGTATTGAGTTTTCaaatgatatttctaaaaaatgaaattttattagagTATCGGTTGAAAGCTTTCAAATATctattaactatttattaattaagtttcCAAACAACACAagaatttagaaatctttatatcTGATTTCTTTCACATAAAGCAATCAAACATTCAAGATTGTGCCACTAATTTTActttgacaaatttattttctgcgTGTTGTACAACGTCAAGCAGTAAGTATTAATGTAATATGCACTATTAAcataaagaggattttttaaatgaagcactttcttttacttttttttctttacattgcTTCTAGAAATAATCTCGATGTCTTAATCATAACAAATCTagttttttccaaacttctaacTGGGATGATATAATTGCACcggaaaagtaaaatttaacgaacctagaaattttaaattacagaaatgattaaattacggaagaaataaaaaaaaggtttaatatttTGTACCTAGTAgagcaatattttatttaatatacgtaagttttgaaattaaaagtttttattttatatttcagtaaGTATATTTTTGGCATTTCTCAACCTCCAGAGTTTcgctttttcggaaaaattctatCATCTCCATTCCACAGTTCCTCCCAGGAGAGGTGGAAGTAAAATATCCAGCTTTTAATATCACTTTAAGTTTATTACAGCAGTTACGTTGGCTGACGCCAAACATCTAATTGCATGATGACTAGAAAGTTAATAATTCAGTCTAAATAACCTTTCGCCATCTGATTCCCGTTCAATTAATCGAAATATCACAAATAATATCTACCATCTCAAACTGAAAAACGTTCCAATTCATATTTACAAAAGAGTCTCATTCCTTAGTGAAAGAAGGGCGAAGAACTGCGCTAACTATTTGGGAACTAATCCCCTAGTCTTTGGATAGATTTGAGCTGACATTTGTTGGTAAACTGGCGCTGGAATCTGTTGCACCTTTCCAACACTCTTGGGCCGAATCCTTGCCGATTGAAGACGAGTTTTGGGTCTCAATCTTACATTCGAAGCATCAACATCAATGTCCCCTTCGTCTCTTAAAGCTTCTTCCAAAACCGCTTGAATAGTTGGAGCAATGGCTGGTCCCTGGTAGTCCAGAGTAGTTCTCGCTGGCATATCgagttccaaattcaaaatattctctCCGGCGTATCGGTGACCTCTTCCCATCGCTAAAGCAATCTTCGCATATTCGGAAACTGGCCTCCTTCCTCCAGGAATGGAAATCGGTCGCTTGATTAACTCCACACTTGAGGGCTCCGGGTCTTTCAACACCCAGCAATCCTCGTCCTCATCAAACCGAACCCTCGACAAAATCTTGTGCTTTTCTTCCACCGGTATAAAGTTGTCAATTATGAGGTACTTGAGCTTCAGCTCCTTCATTAATTCATGCTGCGTTTGTTCTAGATCTCTTCTGTCCCGATTGTACTCATTTGTCACATCATCCAAATCTTGTTTTAAACCTTGCAACTTGGCGAAACATTTCCTCAGCTTTCTCGACTTAACGTCCACTTCCTGCTGAAGCGTTGTGTAAGTCTCCTTCACTCCCATCGTCGTCAATTCCTGATCTTCCAGCTTCTGCTGCATCTCAACCTCCCGCTTTTTCCTCTCCGCAATCTCCGCAGCTCTCTGCTCCAACGCCTTCTGTTGCTCATTCGTGTGATCAATAATATTCTTCCCACCACAGAGCATCTTGCTTTCCAAATCCTTGATCCGCTGCACCAAATTCTCCGTCTCCTGCTTCTCAGCCTTCAACTGTTCAGCTATTAATTTCTTATCCGCCTCCGTTGTCTTATTGTCATCCCTGCTATCCTCAGTCTCGGATTCCGAATCCAAATCGTCTTCCTTTTTCCTCtttaactttttcttctttttcggcAAGGTCCCTTTCTGCAAGAGTTTCTCCTTCAGACGACTAATCTCCTCCTGGTATTGTCGCAAAAGCGCATCTTTCGCGTCCTCATTTATTCTCGGCTTGTTCTTGATATTCTTGGCACGATTTGCATATCGCAGAGTTGTCAGAGTCTCGTCATAATTGTAACTAGCGGGTCCGATATTCGCTACCATGATAGTTTTCGAGTTTCCACCGAGGGAATCTTGAAGGAGTCGAGTTAGTTTTGAATCCCGGTACGGTACGTGACTCGTTTTGCCGTCGACTAGAGCCGAAATCACATTCCCTAGAGCTGACAAACTCAGGTTTATCTTGCTAGCTTCCTTCAGCCGTTCACCGGATGATCCAGTTTTACTCTGTCTCTCGCTTCCGGCCAAATCCACCAAATTCAGACGACCTACTCGAATTCCAGCGCTGTCTCCCATTGATCCCATTTCTATCGTGATCATGAAAATCGCGTGTGATCTGGAACTGTGCTCATTCATATTAGTAGCACCTATCGTTCGGTTTTGATTTCCGGCATTCATGATTTGCTGGATTTCGGCCGCACTTTTGCAAACTGCTGAAGAGAGGTCCTTTACGAAAACGCCAGTGTCGGGTCGCTCTTTCAATTCGAATCTCAGACTCTGATCGGAATGTAACAAGTCCCTGATTTCTTCCTGATATATTTCCAAGTAACTTGCCCTAACAAGATATTGCATGTTCTCTGATCTGCTTATGTGGCTGAAGATGTGCTCGAAGGAACGAGGGATTATTCCCCGTTTCTTTGAGTCGTGTTTTGTGCCTTCCATTGTGTATGTCTTTCCGGTTCCCGTTTGTCCGTAGGCGAAAATAGTGCCGTTGAAGCCATCGAGGACGGAGGACACCAAGGGTCTGACGGTTTCTTCGTAGAGGTCCTGTTGGTTAGAGTGCCAGTCGTAGACGGCGTCAAAGGTGAAGACCTTGACATTGTCGCGGGAAGGATCCTCTCGAGGATTTCGAATTTCAACGACTCCTCGGGACGGAACGACGTCCACGACGCGGGAAAAACCTCGCGCGCTTTCCTTCTCGTCCATCGGCCTACAGCGAACCACGACCTGGACGCACTGGATCCCTCCATCGGAAGAAATAAGAGACCTAGAGGCTCTCTTCTTGGAGGACTTTGACTGGTTGTCGCTTTTCTCCATTGCTGCGACTACGGAAACGTTATCGCCctggaaataaaaacattttgttaggaaatttaaaaaattataatgatttaggATTAAGAATGTATTTTGATAGTGttggaataaataaatagatattcAATGAAAGGTATAATCTGTACATGATTGTTTATTAGTGTGGGCAGGGTGGTCGCTGGACcgagaaaccgggaatttttgttCTGACCGGACATTACAAATTTGTCGAAGAAAAATCTttccacgttcgattttaacaatttttaaataattagtggaatttctatgcttttcaattatgctattatttagcttgcaatgcgtaattcaaaatttttttacttaaaacattttccattcaaaatttttatttttaagcttacatttttaatttaaagaatttttaaatactttcttaaagacttgaacaaattaaaaataaaatcctttgattttgaaaatttttgataaaaacctttttattcaataaataaatacatttttttcaattcatctgcACTTTAAGTACTAAAAAgtgaatatattcttaattaaaggattttattaaatttaaaatattgtctcAGTCTAAATTATGCACTTGTTAACTCATTCCACTtggaatttgtaatttaaaaaaagattgattattgaatatttagcagtacttgaatttttatttaagacaagtaaattgaaaccaaatatttaaaagtaaagactctttaactgaattgtttgacatagaaaacctggaatcatTAAGATTTCGAAGagacttttaacgttacaattttaattataagagtaaaattcgcaattgacatgagattcatgcgcataatatgcgggaaaaccctgatggacaaagtaagtaacgagataattctaaaagaatatggtgcagaaaagacgctaggagacacatgggaaagaaatcgtttaagatggttcggacatgttgagagaatgccaaatgaacgactaacgaaacaagtgtatcaaggtaaagtaaatggcagcgtgtccagaggtagaccgcggaaagaatggttagaatgtgtgaaagagaccctagttagaagagacataagaagtcacagaaacacgagagcctgcatgaaaaaatgcatagacgtaaaagaagctagaaaagtatgccaggacaggaaagtatggcggcaaatagttaataaaaagagtgtcagtagagtgaatgacgcctgaaacacagaccttggctactaatggacccaagtggggaaccttacataacgacttcatgaggttcttcgcttagggtgattgctagagagattgatcagcaacctgggtcggagcggtgttgcggaacgaacgtgctatttacttaaatagcacgagaattctggatcaatctgaaacatctctatcccttccacacactactcctttcccctgccgagtgagtcacgcctaccccgaaagggaaatggcttaatggtgtaataataataataataataattattattattattattaattagcctcggtggctcagttggttagacacttggacttcaccttaaatttagtcaaatttcgcctgtaaataataaatgttcaattgttatttatactaatttctaaaatttgcaggattttctgaaaattgtagaaaaaattcaattcattttgacagatatttagaagttctgaaaaaatttccaaaataatttaaaatttaaaacccatttaaaacaacttttagatttctcaaaattttgaaataaaattttgaagctttctaaggatgtttaaagtattcaaaacaaaattagtccgggagctgggtatgttcccgtatgcattcaagaggcaaaaggtaaaaactagttaatcttatgtattttgacccgctgaatccaatggtaccggttaattttacgagaagtggataggttttgtttaaaatgcaattgtttaaacaaataggaaaaaatggtttttctttatgggacaaattttttttagtaaatatggacaattctaagcataaaagttctcttgcaacttttttgttaaatgcgtatttacaaagttataaattttcatagttcaaaatttgacgttttttgcaaactttattgaatatttttcgaaaattgaagaagcaacttgttctttgaaagctcctctacctattcactgtacgcgacattggattaaccagtcggaagcctagttatcgcaatttacaagtagcgccttttgtgcgcgcgacagtgcgtttggcgcttatggCCGGCGCNNNNNNNNNNNNNNNNNNNNNNNNNNNNNNNNNNNNNNNNNNNNNNNNNNNNNNNNNNNNNNNNNNNNNNNNNNNNNNNNNNNNNNNNNNNNNNNNNNNNcggtaccattggattcagcgggtcaaaatacataagattaactagtttttaccttttgcctcttgaatgcatacgggaacatacccagctcccggactaaatacttgaatttctaatttaagaagtgttcaattaaatttttttcaattaatatttgatgtttctagcttaaaattccttaaaattatataattttgaaaatttcaaagttcattgattgattttttaatttagagcattgaaaatgataacgtggatttatactttttttatattaaaaaatgtcagtacCTTCAATtatatacgcgtaaattattcagaatttgaatacaacattttttaatcaaaaaatttttaatttcaattttaaaagtttaaaatttaaattccactttgagtgctttcatttaaacCTCAGTTTTTATGACGTCAAGTGAAAAATGTGGTAgatttagtgttccatttttgaatttcattgaccgtgaaaaatgtttgcgaaccgggaatttatttcttcgatgaaaacggccaccctgagtgGGCCACAAGAATTAAAAACAGCCCAGCACTGGCAGGGTTCGAATTCCCGTTTTTTCCTAGTCaagcttttcaattttcccggtcaattaaaagtaacattaatttttgtcgcataacgcaaacatttttttgttaatcatgATGTTAATTCTAAACATCCTGAActgaaatacttggatttttaaccaatcagatgtATTTTTAAGCAGGATCATTCTTTagacaaaaaggttaattttccaccaaaaaataccatttttcaacaaaatacatgtattttatcgaaacagttgaattttcaatcaaagaaggcaattttttaaccaaatagttgaattttgaactagaaaacaaaaaaaaatgcctatagaaaatgtaatgattacatttttagaagaagAAATTAATGCTCtacttaactgaaaaattttcaactaaattgatgaactCTCAACTGGATtagacaattttaatgaaaacaatgaatcttcaactgaaatagttgaacttacgacaaaaaaattttttcaacgaaaaagatataTCGTCAACCAAAAcctaaataataagttttaagttaaaaaaatcaatgtttaaccaaaaaagacgaattttcaactaaaaaatatcatttttcaaccaaagattgaataaatcaatttacagttaaaaatgaagttttaactacaATTATGGAGTACTCAACaggaatagtattttcatttgcagaaaaagaagattttcaaccaaaatagaaaaaagcttttaataaaatagctcatttttcaaccaagaaacacatttttaattgaaattatgaaccttcaataaaaaaattgtttattaacaaaaaagttttttttaatcagataaatttttttctgacctgaaagatgaattctcaactaaaatgatgaaatattcaactataatacttgtattttaaacctaaaagaagaatttttaaacaatgtgattaactttcaaagaaaaaaattattttctaccaaaaaattcattcttattaacaaaataattgaattatcaacgatataaatgaattttcaattaaaaaagacaaatttagattaaccaaattgatgaatttcgaactaaaattaagGTAACGGGCCGTATTATGGAAAACCGTCTTGATTGTGTCTCCTTGTTGGAATAACGCTAGAAatagtgatataaaaaaaagaattatccacggacctgtaaaaaaattccaacagaatttacaaacatttttgttcataattgaaaagaaaaaaatgcatttattggtATTTGAAAGCATTAAAACAATTATCATAGGATGTATCTACAGATTTGCTGAAATAATTCGAACATTACAGATGacattttaggccagaattgattcattttcattttggtatttaatttaaatctatgtTTACAGTTATCTACACAAAATGTTTGAATGTCCACCATTATGGAACACTGGCACATTTTTCGTCCATTTCGCagtttaattgtatatttttaacgttttttggtcaaaaatattatttatcaatattataaacaatattctcAACATAAAATCTTATAAGTAAATTATTTCGGTACACaatcttctaattaaaaacatAAGCTACAAACGTATCGATAGGTTGCTTTATATGGCACCCAATGttgtttgtttatttgttttataatagATAATTGAACATgggaaaaattatgaagaaaattgaGTGCGTAAAtagtaaaaagaagaaaatggaaaatCATAGGAATCAATAAGAAttcaaacttaatctttttttactacaaatttaactatttcatttttggtttgaagaattatttttttatttgaaaatttatcttttttagttaaaaattaaactattttgttgaaatgtttttgttgaaaattaaactttttagacagaaaatgtaaataatctaattaaatattacaccgttttagtttaaaatgcatctctttcgtttagcattaactttttaactgaaaatttaacttctgattGGAAAACTTATCattgcttttgaaaattcaagtattcgatttaattatttataactttaattGCACATTTAAagctatgattgaaaatttaacttttcaatttttgatggaTCATTCATCACTTtgtataaaagtttaactatttttttgagaatttatttattattaataaattttttgacatgttttgtttgtttaaaaatgttttttactgaaaatgtcatttttgcaACTAGTAcatcattttaggtaaaaatgtatctatttggtagaacattaattttgtaactgaaaactcCACTATTCAATTTGTGACAAAGAATTGAtctctcgttggttgaaaatggatgtattatgttaaaaaatcgtcgttttgagtataaaataattttttgtttaaaaatgtatcattttggattagaattcaaatattccagtcatttataattttagtttgcataatttgttaacatttttttgtgttgGAAACTGATGTTTTCAACTTAAGATttaccaatttaattttttgctgaaaatttattattttgtttgaaagtgtaacaactttttgttataatttatttagtattaataaacggtttgaaaatgttttttttttttttaatttttcaactgaaaatgtaactattccaattgaatatttaatcaattcggttgaaaattcatctctttagaagaacattaattttcttagctgAATAAAATGTTCGATTaacaatttacctttttcagcaaaaaattcgtctttttggtaaagattaatctacttggttaaaaattcatgtttttgattaaaaatgaatctattccagttttataaataaatattaattttattatattttcaaaatgctcCTGTTAATTCAATAAATACATAACTATGTAATATTTATGAATGCTTTCAAGACATTTTTACACTTAGATCCAAGGGTGACATTTCCTATGGAACACAGGGACATAGTGAGGAAAGTGTGTTAGGGACATACTAAGCCTTTACatttttcccttttatttttatttaattatcacgAATAAATATTTTGCGACTTATTTTTGATACGAGACATTATTGGTCTTTCAAAATATACCTGGATTATTTTGATTAGTTTACTCAAGCATTTGTAATcgatgatattttgttttttactctGAAAACCGTTCAATAATACGGTCCGTTTAccttatgaatcttcaactggaatagttgaattttatacctataaaaaaaagaactttcaaccgataagattaattttctacaaagaaagacgaattttccacaaattacatggatttctaaaaaaaatttgattcttagataaaaaagattaattttcaaccaaatagttgcattttcatttcaaaaatattaaatttcaatcaaaaatataatagtagaattttgcgTCAAAAAGCtaattagtaaacaaaaaaaatcggattttcataaaaatagttatattttttgctggaatagttagatttttagttcaaaacttgattttcaacaaagtagttacatttttaaagagatgaattttcaattaaaatgac
This region includes:
- the LOC117181512 gene encoding kinesin-like protein KIF3B isoform X1 translates to MDQYQYLAEEGNHQGDNVSVVAAMEKSDNQSKSSKKRASRSLISSDGGIQCVQVVVRCRPMDEKESARGFSRVVDVVPSRGVVEIRNPREDPSRDNVKVFTFDAVYDWHSNQQDLYEETVRPLVSSVLDGFNGTIFAYGQTGTGKTYTMEGTKHDSKKRGIIPRSFEHIFSHISRSENMQYLVRASYLEIYQEEIRDLLHSDQSLRFELKERPDTGVFVKDLSSAVCKSAAEIQQIMNAGNQNRTIGATNMNEHSSRSHAIFMITIEMGSMGDSAGIRVGRLNLVDLAGSERQSKTGSSGERLKEASKINLSLSALGNVISALVDGKTSHVPYRDSKLTRLLQDSLGGNSKTIMVANIGPASYNYDETLTTLRYANRAKNIKNKPRINEDAKDALLRQYQEEISRLKEKLLQKGTLPKKKKKLKRKKEDDLDSESETEDSRDDNKTTEADKKLIAEQLKAEKQETENLVQRIKDLESKMLCGGKNIIDHTNEQQKALEQRAAEIAERKKREVEMQQKLEDQELTTMGVKETYTTLQQEVDVKSRKLRKCFAKLQGLKQDLDDVTNEYNRDRRDLEQTQHELMKELKLKYLIIDNFIPVEEKHKILSRVRFDEDEDCWVLKDPEPSSVELIKRPISIPGGRRPVSEYAKIALAMGRGHRYAGENILNLELDMPARTTLDYQGPAIAPTIQAVLEEALRDEGDIDVDASNVRLRPKTRLQSARIRPKSVGKVQQIPAPVYQQMSAQIYPKTRGLVPK
- the LOC117181512 gene encoding kinesin-like protein KIF3B isoform X2, with the translated sequence MEKSDNQSKSSKKRASRSLISSDGGIQCVQVVVRCRPMDEKESARGFSRVVDVVPSRGVVEIRNPREDPSRDNVKVFTFDAVYDWHSNQQDLYEETVRPLVSSVLDGFNGTIFAYGQTGTGKTYTMEGTKHDSKKRGIIPRSFEHIFSHISRSENMQYLVRASYLEIYQEEIRDLLHSDQSLRFELKERPDTGVFVKDLSSAVCKSAAEIQQIMNAGNQNRTIGATNMNEHSSRSHAIFMITIEMGSMGDSAGIRVGRLNLVDLAGSERQSKTGSSGERLKEASKINLSLSALGNVISALVDGKTSHVPYRDSKLTRLLQDSLGGNSKTIMVANIGPASYNYDETLTTLRYANRAKNIKNKPRINEDAKDALLRQYQEEISRLKEKLLQKGTLPKKKKKLKRKKEDDLDSESETEDSRDDNKTTEADKKLIAEQLKAEKQETENLVQRIKDLESKMLCGGKNIIDHTNEQQKALEQRAAEIAERKKREVEMQQKLEDQELTTMGVKETYTTLQQEVDVKSRKLRKCFAKLQGLKQDLDDVTNEYNRDRRDLEQTQHELMKELKLKYLIIDNFIPVEEKHKILSRVRFDEDEDCWVLKDPEPSSVELIKRPISIPGGRRPVSEYAKIALAMGRGHRYAGENILNLELDMPARTTLDYQGPAIAPTIQAVLEEALRDEGDIDVDASNVRLRPKTRLQSARIRPKSVGKVQQIPAPVYQQMSAQIYPKTRGLVPK